A DNA window from Vigna angularis cultivar LongXiaoDou No.4 chromosome 1, ASM1680809v1, whole genome shotgun sequence contains the following coding sequences:
- the LOC108319881 gene encoding probable nucleolar protein 5-1 produces MELMSGVKNQLTELIPGLAVQDMTSMSLGLSHSLSIYKLKFNADKAQFSHMQIAPFSADIIGYHPAYFGLGTPGFVSPQAAGYGFQPHV; encoded by the exons ATGGAGTTGATGAGCGGTGTCAAAAATCAGTTAACTGAACTCATACCTGGTCTAGCTGTTCAAGACATGACTTCAATGAGCCTGGGTTTATCCCATAGCTTATCCATATACAAGTTGAAGTTTAACGCAGATAAG GCCCAGTTTTCTCATATGCAAATTGCACCTTTCTCTGCTGACATTATTGGATATCATCCAGCTTATTTTGGTCTAGGAACACCTGGGTTTGTCTCACCTCAGGCAGCAGGCTATGGTTTTCAACCTCATGTCTGA